A single region of the Myripristis murdjan chromosome 3, fMyrMur1.1, whole genome shotgun sequence genome encodes:
- the terb2 gene encoding telomere repeats-binding bouquet formation protein 2 encodes MFHNRTAWFSDSVTQARRNFWMTEGGAIASWRKAEYLFSDNAACPDTVRIFESRDYLWNQVTVFHSLFLSACEKRQSVKSVSIGHYVLPPARVQDEVRDVVGRFIWEPEDDQSTTQSSCRSFGSETDDEMSSSDTEESDSEASQNEAILSFEAEDYPANNMLTGYVSMDNLQKYSGDLGDFYPGCFRCCVCKARCYRVSVGLHR; translated from the exons atGTTTCATAACAGGACTGCGTGGTTTTCAGACAGTGTCACACAGGCCCGCCGCAACTTTTGGA TGACTGAAGGTGGCGCCATTGCCAGCTGGAGAAAAGCAGAGTACCTTTTCAGTGATAATGCTGCCTGCCCTGATACTGTGAG GATATTTGAGAGCAGAGATTACCTTTGGAACCAGGTGACAGTGTTTCACAGCTTGTTTCTGTCTGCTTGTGAGAAGCGCCAGAGTGTGAAGTCTGTGAGTATTGGCCACTACGTGCTGCCTCCAGCCCGTGTACAGGACG AGGTGAGAGATGTGGTTGGGAGGTTCATTTGGGAGCCAGAAGATGATCAGTCAACAACACAG AGCTCATGTAGGAGTTTCGGTTCAGAGACGGATGATGAAATGAGCAGCAGCGA CACTGAAGAATCTGACTCAGAGGCATCACAGAATGAAGCCATTCTGTCTTTCGAAGCAGAGGATTATCCCGCCAACAACATGCTTACAG GGTATGTCAGCATGGATAACCTGCAGAAATATTCAGGAGACCTTGGAGATTTCTATCCTGGGTGTTtcagatgctgtgtgtgtaaggCCCGATGCTACAGAGTGAGTGTTGGCCTGCACAGATAA